The proteins below come from a single Argentina anserina chromosome 1, drPotAnse1.1, whole genome shotgun sequence genomic window:
- the LOC126792110 gene encoding uncharacterized protein LOC126792110 → MPWACTWFLIDMEKSGNICFRMTVTSLSCICRFQYVNRIRVRVNRSWRSKRYQNNAFDGMHYFLIDEKSDSIHVVVDEHDYAHTTTMKDGCLYDIFHVHVKSSSNGYKVVDNDVEIGFNEMFKIVLLKDDSCPILKYICHFLPFSEVEKCFNDQQKLECEKKIVLLAGSTSPVTKLLLGRPSLELIRMNHGKQSWIFVC, encoded by the exons CTGTTTCAGGATGACTGTGACTTCACTTAGTTGCATCTGTCGATTCCAATATGTAAACAGAATTAGAGTTCGTGTTAATCGTTCTTGGAGATCAAAGAGGTATCAGAACAATGCTTTTGATGGAATGCACTATTTTCTTATTGATGAGAAG aGTGATTCAATCcatgttgttgttgatgaaCATGATTATGCTCACACTACCACTATGAAGGATGGTTGTCTTTATGACATTTTTCATGTCCATGTAAAATCTTCCAGTAATGGATATAAGGTTGTGGATAATGATGTTGAGATCGGATTTAATGAGATGTTTAAGATTGTTTTGCTGAAAGATGATTCATGTCCAATCCTGAAATATATTTGTCACTTTCTTCCTTTCTCTGAGGTTGAAAAGTGTTTCAATGATCAGCAGAAGTTGGAATGTGAGAAGAAAATAGTCCTCTTGGCTG GTTCAACAAGCCCGGTGACAAAGCTATTGTTGGGCAGACCTTCTCTAGAATTAATAAGGATGAATCATGGAAAACAATCATGGATCTTCGTATGCTAG
- the LOC126795554 gene encoding 10 kDa chaperonin, mitochondrial-like — protein sequence MAKRLIPTLNRVLIEKIVPPSKTTAGILLPESSTKLNSGKVVAVGPGTKDKAGNAIPVAVKEGDTVLLPEYGGTQVKLGDKEFHLYRDEDILGTLHD from the exons ATGGCCAAGCGTTTGATCCCAACCCTCAACCGAGTCCTCATCGAGAAAATCGTCCCGCCCTCCAAAACCACCGCCGGCATTCTCTTGCCGGAATCTTCGACCAAG CTCAACTCAGGGAAGGTGGTGGCTGTGGGACCAGGAACGAAAGATAAGGCTGGAAATGCGATCCCTGTGGCTGTCAAAGAAGGTGACACTGTTCTCTTGCCCGAGTATGGTGGTACCCAAGTGAAGCTTGGTGACAAAGA GTTCCATTTGTACAGGGATGAGGACATTTTGGGCACTCTTCATGACTGA
- the LOC126803151 gene encoding LOW QUALITY PROTEIN: uncharacterized protein LOC126803151 (The sequence of the model RefSeq protein was modified relative to this genomic sequence to represent the inferred CDS: inserted 1 base in 1 codon) produces the protein MGFELFSCEKTKEAMAMEEEEEEKSGSSWRLQSGPYLGELPYLDAGSGSQILLYDLQLGAVIESLDVFQGIRVHGICMDLSSESINLSSNLKDRIAVGDGKGNMAVVGVIYGASTPKVDFAFTWSAGRERQLLGANWCQSLGYGYIFTADHRGTMKLWRLSGHSPTRCDVSLLAEFTSSFGSRIMCLDASLEEEVLVCGDIRGNLVLFPLLKSGLLGTLVADVKINPSSCFKGAHGLSSISSVSTGADGCICYLEYYRDRKDFEFIGMKQVKELSLIESVSAGNSSVKELSNYHYAAGFASVDFIIWTETKVLQVPCGGWRRPHSYYLGDVPEMNNCFAYVKDDIIYIHRHWVLDGERKALSKNLHMQFHGREMHSICFVSEELQPDVTGKDRLFYRSSWIATGCEDGTVRLTRYVPDNGNWFGSKLFGEHVGGSAVRSICSVSKINILADMTDYPNMRTGDNRPTENRETPTLLISVGAKRVLTSWLLRNRKVNKKEDIGRDPQHDNSGNGDICLSSESPSMSFQWLSTDMPGKYSTNQKVPKNIEKRADQAGNVSDGKDVAASEEGNKQLNPTKDKYEDDRGYMAVTAFLVKYANSRITVCFIAVXCSDATLALWALVLPYRLWYDVAFLCPLSSPVLPLQHVILPTSLPSEGNSQIGSLYILISGATDGSITFWDLTRGIEAFMQLVSVLGVEKLIDCQKRPRTGRGSQGGRWWRSLNSSMSKIRLGARSSIVKAGVEDDENLPKDFGNRNSSMLNDNGSSGTTSSHATHTASQNSEASAYDSSSEICEILSLFVFKAIHQSGVNSLHVSNVEGCQSPEISFLYNLISGGDDQVLGCLTFELSGSTTNSEFDSLEMKNSITEIGNAKKLIYSNQGNKNYWIRFLNHDKVPSAHSSAIKAVWTDGSWVFSTGLDQRVRCWRLQEDGKLIEYAYMVISVPEPEALDAKLCGRNKYQIAVVGRGMQMLEFSETSGIS, from the exons ATGGGGTTTGAGCTTTTCAGTTgcgagaaaacaaaagaagcaATGGcaatggaggaggaggaggaggagaagagcgGCTCTTCATGGCGTCTGCAGAGTGGCCCCTACCTGGGAGAA CTTCCCTACTTAGATGCCGGGTCGGGTTCGCAAATCCTTCTCTACGACTTGCAACTCGGAGCCGTGATCGAATCCCTCGACGTCTTCCAAGGCATTCGCGTCCACGGCATTTGCATGGATTTATCATCAGAATCAATCAATCTTTCTTCTAATCTTAAGGACCGGATTGCTGTTGGAGATGGTAAAGGAAACATGGCAGTTGTTGGGGTAATCTATGGCGCTTCTACCCCTAAAGTGGATTTTGCCTTTACTTGGTCAGCTGGAAGAGAAAGACAACTCCTTGGAGCAAATTGGTGCCAGTCACTAGGTTATGG GTACATCTTCACTGCTGATCATAGAGGAACAATGAAGCTGTGGAGGCTGTCTGGCCACTCTCCAACAAGGTGTGATGTGTCACTTTTAGCTGAATTCACATCAAGTTTTGGAAGTAGAATAATGTGCTTAGATGCATCATTGGAGGAAGAG GTATTAGTATGTGGAGATATACGTGGAAATCTTGTTTTGTTCCCTTTGTTGAAGAGTGGGTTGCTGGGCACATTGGTAGCTGATGTTAAAATAAATCCATCGAGTTGTTTCAAGGGAGCTCATGGGCTATCAAGCATCTCCAGTGTTTCT ACTGGAGCAGATGGGTGCATATGCTATCTGGAATATTACAGAGATAGGAAAGATTTTGAATTTATAGGGATGAAACAAGTGAAGGAATTGAGTCTTATTGAATCTGTCTCTGCAGGCAATAGCTCTGTCAAGGAACTGTCAAACTATCATTATGCTGCCGGTTTTGCATCAGTGGATTTTATAATTTGGACTGAGACCAAA GTCTTGCAAGTTCCATGTGGTGGATGGCGGCGTCCTCATTCCTATTATCTTGGTGATGTACCAGAGATGAACAATTGCTTTGCATATGTTAAG gatgatatcatatatattcatcgacactgggtaCTGGATGGTGAAAGGAAGGCACTCTCTAAGAATTTGCATATGCAATTCCATGGGAGAGAGATGCATTCTATATGCTTTGTCTCGGAGGAATTGCAACCGGATGTAACTGGGAAGGACCGTCTGTTCTATAGATCTAGTTGGATAGCAACTGGCTGTGAAGATGGAACTGTGAGGTTGACCAG GTATGTGCCAGATAATGGGAACTGGTTTGGGTCGAAATTGTTTGGGGAGCATGTTGGTGGATCAGCTGTGAGATCAATATGCTCAGTGTCAAAGATAAACATACTTGCAGATATGACTGACTATCCCAATATGAGAACTGGTGACAATAGACCAACAGAGAATAGAGAAACTCCAACTTTATTGATTTCTGTTGGTGCAAAGCGGGTTTTGACTTCTTGGCTACTAAGGAATAGAAAAGTTAACAAGAAGGAAGACATAGGACGTGATCCGCAGCATGACAACTCTGGAAATGGAGATATATGTTTGTCCTCAGAGTCACCTTCAATGTCATTCCAGTGGCTTTCTACAGATATGCCAGGAAAATATTCTACTAATCAAAAAGTTCCGAAAAACATTGAGAAAAGAGCTGATCAAGCTGGGAATGTTTCTGATGGGAAAGATGTTGCAGCatcagaagaaggaaacaaacagTTGAACCCCACTAAAGATAAATATGAAGACGACCggggatacatggctgttaCTGCTTTTCTAGTAAAGTATGCCAATTCCag GATAACCGTCTGTTTTATAGCTG CTTGTTCTGATGCTACCCTTGCATTATGGGCCCTAGTTTTGCCCTACAGGCTATG GTATGATGTTGCTTTTTTGTGTCCTCTATCATCACCAGTTTTGCCCCTGCAGCATGTCATCCTTCCTACCTCTCTACCTTCTGAAG GCAATTCACAGATTGGAAGTTTGTATATTCTCATCAGTGGGGCTACTGATGGAAGTATTACCTTTTGGGACCTCACTAGAGGCATTGAAGCTTTTATGCAGCTGGTATCAGTACTTGGTGTAGAAAAGCTCATTGACTGTCAGAAACGGCCGAGAACTGGGAGGGGAAGTCAGGGTGGACGATGGTGGAGATCATTAAACAGTAGCATGTCAAAGATTAGGCTAGGTGCCCGTTCCTCCATTGTTAAAGCTGGAGTGGAAGATGATGAGAATTTGCCAAAggattttggaaatagaaaTTCATCAATGCTAAATGATAATGGGAGCAGTGGAACAACTTCTTCACATGCTACTCATACGGCTTCCCAAAATTCAGAAGCAAGTGCTTATGATTCCTCATCGGAGATATGTGAAATATTatctttatttgttttcaaggCCATACATCAATCTGGTGTCAATTCTCTCCATGTTTCAAATGTAGAGGGTTGTCAAAGTCCTGAAATCAGTTTTCTCTATAATCTGATTAGTGGGGGTGATGATCAAGTCCTTGGTTGTCTTACATTTGAATTGTCAGGGTCAACAACAAACTCTGAATTTGATTCTCTGGAAATGAAAAATTCCATCACTGAAATTGGAAATGCAAAGAAGTTGATTTATTCAAACCAAGGCAACAAGAACTATTGGATCCGATTCTTAAATCATGATAAAGTACCTTCAGCTCACAGCTCTGCCATAAAAG CTGTTTGGACAGACGGATCTTGGGTTTTTTCAACTGGTCTGGATCAGCGTGTCAGGTGCTGGCGTCTGCAGGAGGATGGTAAATTAATCGAGTATGCTTATATGGTCATCAGTGTGCCAGAGCCAGAAGCACTGGACGCTAAACTGTGTGGCAG GAACAAATATCAGATTGCAGTAGTTGGGAGGGGTATGCAAATGCTGGAGTTCTCTGAAACTTCTGGCATCAGTTGA
- the LOC126792092 gene encoding autophagy-related protein 8i-like — MGRTKSFKQEIPFAKRVEESRNVLADYPDRVPVIVEKYAKCSLPQMDKRRYLVPRDMSVGQFMYNLSSRLRLEPGKALFVFVKNTLPAVASMMNFVYESYKEEDGFLYMCYSTEKTFGHAS; from the exons ATGGGTAGAACAAAGTCATTCAAGCAAGAGATTCCATTCG CGAAAAGGGTAGAAGAATCGCGGAATGTGCTCGCAGATTACCCTGATCGGGTTCCG GTGATTGTTGAAAAGTATGCCAAGTGCAGCCTTCCTCAGATGGATAAGAGAAG ATATCTTGTCCCTCGCGACATGTCTGTTGGGCAATTTATGTACAATTTGAGTAGTAGACTTCGTTTGGAACCTGGAAAAGCTCTTTTCGTGTTTGTAAAGAACACTTTGCCCGCAGTAG CTAGTATGATGAACTTTGTGTATGAATCCTACAAGGAAGAAGATGGATTTCTATACATGTGTTACAGCACCGAGAAGACCTTTGGTCATGCTAGTTGA
- the LOC126796788 gene encoding uncharacterized protein LOC126796788, protein MEPKGTLVFATIGRAQYGFDLFSLHLSTPLEHCLTDGRSVNFNAHFTHSHHSIVFISERTGSPAIYTTRPGLPDPEFLLSVPGSHFHDRPVMKHNKLYFISAHQQPDHLFKSWCALYSTDLDDTEKNTTRLTPQGSVDYSPAVSLSGEFVAVASYHSRPWGGEFHELNTEIVVFRASDPGKRVVLCDRGGWPTWSGDSVVYFHRRDDAGWWAVFRADLPQDDFDSAAYPITPTQITPAGVHCFTPAAFHDGKRIAVATRRKETKFRHVEIFDTEMRSFRAVTSALNPDLHHYNPFVSPDSEFLGYHRFRGESMTQWGGESVIPHLEPVVSPIRNLRMLRLNGSFPTFSPDADLVAFNPEFEGNTGVKIVKSNGSKSWTLIKDRLAFYNSWSPTERHVIYTSIGPIFQSAGTTVQIARIEFDPSDLNGDKEEIPCNVKILTREDTGNNAFASCSPDGKLLVFRSGRTGHKNLYIVDAVNGEFNGGIRRLTEGPCIDTMPSWSPKGDLIAFSSNRHKSNDTAVFGIYVIKPDGSGLRRIHVAGDDTDMERLNHVCISHDGEWLLFTANLGSVMAEPVSWPNQFQPYGDLYMVRLDGSGLRRLTWNGYENGTPTWYTGDDVEVGGLRLGTCEVGDKLKGHFDEPHWSSCDI, encoded by the coding sequence ATGGAGCCCAAAGGTACTCTCGTCTTCGCCACCATCGGCCGAGCCCAATACGGCTTCGACCTCTTCTCCCTCCATCTCTCCACCCCCCTCGAACACTGCctcaccgacggccgctccgtcAACTTCAACGCCCACTTCACCCACTCCCACCATTCCATTGTCTTCATCTCCGAACGAACTGGCTCCCCCGCCATCTACACAACCCGACCCGGCCTCCCTGACCCCGAATTCCTCCTCTCCGTCCCCGGCAGCCATTTCCACGACCGACCCGTCATGAAACACAACAAGCTCTACTTCATCTCAGCACACCAACAACCCGACCACCTCTTCAAGTCTTGGTGTGCTCTCTACTCCACTGACCTCGACGACACCGAAAAGAACACGACACGGTTGACTCCGCAAGGGTCGGTTGACTACAGCCCCGCCGTGTCTCTCTCCGGCGAGTTCGTCGCCGTCGCTTCGTACCACTCACGTCCCTGGGGAGGCGAGTTTCACGAACTCAACACTGAGATCGTCGTCTTCCGGGCTTCCGATCCCGGAAAGCGAGTAGTGCTCTGCGACCGTGGCGGCTGGCCTACCTGGTCCGGCGACTCCGTCGTCTACTTCCACCGCCGGGACGACGCCGGCTGGTGGGCCGTTTTCCGAGCTGATCTCCCCCAAGACGACTTCGACTCCGCGGCGTACCCGATAACTCCCACTCAGATCACTCCGGCGGGCGTTCACTGCTTCACTCCTGCCGCCTTCCACGACGGAAAACGCATCGCCGTCGCCACCCGCCGTAAAGAAACGAAGTTCCGACACGTGGAAATCTTCGACACAGAGATGCGGAGTTTCCGGGCGGTGACGTCGGCGCTGAACCCAGATCTCCACCATTACAACCCGTTTGTTTCTCCGGACTCCGAGTTTCTAGGGTACCACCGGTTCCGCGGCGAGTCGATGACTCAGTGGGGCGGCGAGTCGGTCATTCCTCACTTGGAGCCCGTAGTCTCTCCCATCAGAAACCTCCGCATGCTGAGGCTTAATGGCTCGTTCCCGACGTTCTCACCTGACGCCGATCTCGTCGCCTTTAATCccgagtttgaaggaaacaccgGCGTCAAAATCGTCAAGTCCAACGGGTCAAAGTCGTGGACTTTAATCAAAGACCGTTTAGCCTTCTACAACTCCTGGAGCCCCACAGAACGACACGTCATATACACATCCATAGGCCCAATCTTCCAGTCAGCAGGAACAACGGTCCAGATTGCCAGGATCGAGTTTGACCCGTCTGATCTGAACGGTGATAAGGAGGAGATTCCATGCAACGTTAAAATCCTCACCCGCGAAGACACGGGGAATAACGCCTTCGCTTCCTGCTCCCCAGACGGCAAGTTGCTCGTGTTCCGGTCCGGTCGAACCGGCCACAAGAACCTCTACATCGTCGACGCTGTCAACGGTGAGTTCAACGGAGGAATCCGTCGGTTGACGGAGGGGCCATGTATTGACACTATGCCGAGCTGGTCACCGAAGGGAGACCTCATCGCGTTCTCCTCGAACCGGCACAAATCGAATGACACTGCTGTGTTCGGCATTTATGTCATCAAACCGGATGGGTCAGGGTTGAGGAGGATACACGTGGCGGGGGATGACACGGACATGGAGAGGCTCAACCACGTGTGCATCAGTCACGACGGGGAGTGGCTACTTTTCACGGCGAACTTGGGAAGCGTGATGGCTGAGCCAGTGTCGTGGCCGAACCAATTTCAGCCGTATGGGGATTTGTACATGGTGAGGTTGGACGGGAGTGGGCTGAGGAGGCTGACGTGGAATGGGTACGAGAATGGGACGCCGACATGGTACACGGGTGATGACGTGGAAGTGGGGGGTCTGCGTTTGGGTACTTGTGAGGTTGGGGATAAGCTCAAGGGTCATTTTGACGAGCCTCATTGGAGTTCTTGTGACATATGA
- the LOC126796045 gene encoding uncharacterized protein LOC126796045, which yields METRCKFWLPKKKRFCANVPLTPSPFCGNHTPRSDSQWIPCPIDPSHSVLEENLEGHLRRCPLLKQLESLTHQPFYQKGINAGTEEDPQELEVVTSETVEDSALAVDEPKSGELIYILSEMKRTVYGMSVPDFYRLVEKIECVHKSICKDIYESCKVPEACGMWVKREVDRTSCCLQKLPFQEKHVMQQVSILGNMEDFGLIKSFIAKERADCDDGIGYPVKDEFDYGNDVPAVVEFGAGRGYLTQMLADCYGIKRVFLVERKSYKLKADRSLRQKESLILQRLRIDIEDLNLNAVETLRGGPYVAIGKHLCGPATDLTLRCCLGEQSNQSNGQGSVNPNLRGLAIATCCHHLCQWKHYINKKYILDLGITKEEFHVIIWFTSWAVDADHGTDLPDVTDCRFHLESIEKKQCDGGDGVEGVVKNMKAVERSALGFMCKQIIDMGRLMWMKEHGLEAQFLKYVPSTISPENHLLIARSANVA from the exons ATGGAAACCCGCTGCAAGTTTTGGCTCCCAAAAAAGAAGAGATTTTGCGCCAATGTTCCCCTCACTCCATCACC GTTCTGTGGCAACCACACACCCAGGTCCGACAGCCAGTGGATTCCATGCCCAATAGACCCTTCTCA TTCTGTGCTTGAAGAGAATCTTGAAGGTCATCTTAGGAGATGCCCGTTGCTCAAACAACTGGAGTCTCTGACTCACCAGCCCTTTTACCAAAAGGGTATCAATGCCGGCACAGAAGAAGACCCACAAGAATTAGAAGTAGTCACTAGTGAAACAGTGGAGGATTCGGCATTGGCTGTTGATGAACCCAAGTCGGGGGAGTTGATATACATTCTTTCGGAAATGAAGAGGACTGTATATGGTATGTCTGTGCCGGATTTCTATAGGTTAGTCGAGAAAATCGAGTGTGTTCATAAGTCTATATGCAAGGATATTTACGAGTCGTGTAAGGTGCCGGAAGCTTGTGGAATGTGGGTCAAGAGAGAGGTGGACAG AACAAGTTGTTGTTTGCAGAAATTGCCATTTCAAGAGAAACATGTTATGCAGCAGGTGTCTATTCTCGGAAACATGGAAGATTTCGGGTTGATAAAGAGTTTCATTGCGAAGGAGAGGGCTGACTGTGATGATGGCATTGGTTACCCTGTGAAGGATGAGTTTGATTATGGTAATGATGTACCTGCGGTTGTTGAGTTTGGAGCGGGGAGAGGGTACTTGACACAAATGCTGGCGGATTGTTATGGCATTAAAAGGGTCTTTTTGGTTGAAAGGAAGTCATACAAGCTGAAG GCTGATCGATCCTTGCGACAGAAAGAGAGCTTAATATTGCAGCGGTTGAGAATTGACA ttgAGGATTTAAACCTGAATGCTGTTGAGACACTGCGTGGAGGTCCTTACGTAGCCATCGGTAAACATCTTTGTGGGCCTGCAACAG ATTTGACTCTGAGATGTTGCCTTGGAGAACAATCCAATCAAAGTAATGGACAGGGATCTGTTAACCCGAACCTAAGAGGTCTAGCTATTGCGACGTGTTGTCATCATCTTTGCCAGTGGAAGCATTACATAA ATAAAAAGTATATATTAGACTTGGGGATCACAAAAGAGGAATTTCACGTCATTATATGGTTTACTAGTTGGGCAGTGGATGCTGATCATGGCACAGATCTTCCTGATGTTACTGATTGCAGATTTCATCTGGAATCCAT TGAAAAGAAGCAATGTGATGGAGGTGATGGAGTTGAAGGCGTTGTAAAAAATATGAAAGCAGTTGAACGCTCTGCGCTAGGGTTTATGTGCAAGCAGATCATAGACATGGGTAGGTTAATGTGGATGAAGGAACATGGATTAGAAGCGCAGTTTCTCAAATACGTACCATCTACTATTTCTCCTGAAAACCATTTACTAATTGCCAGAAGCGCCAATGTTGCTTGA